The following are encoded in a window of Ricinus communis isolate WT05 ecotype wild-type chromosome 4, ASM1957865v1, whole genome shotgun sequence genomic DNA:
- the LOC8275083 gene encoding phosphopantothenoylcysteine decarboxylase: protein MAYSESATAEREPMQVNASPRKPRILLAASGSVAAIKFGNLCHCFSEWAEVRAVATKASLHFIDRASLPKDVVLYTDEDEWSSWNKIGDSVLHIELRRWADIMVIAPLSANTLGKIAGGLCDNLLTCVVRAWDYNKPLFVAPAMNTFMWNNPFTERHLMSIDELGISLIPPVTKRLACGDYGNGAMAEPSLIYSTIRLFLESRPQPGDGRVG from the exons ATGGCATACTCGGAATCAGCGACAGCCGAAAGAGAGCCGATGCAGGTTAATGCTTCTCCAAGGAAACCTAGGATTCTACTTGCAGCTAGTGGAAGTGTAGCTGCAATTAAATTCGGTAATCTTTGCCATTGTTTTTCAGAATGGGCAGAAGTTAGAGCTGTTGCCACAAAGGCTTCTTTACATTTCATTGACAGAGCCTCCCTTCCTAAGGATGTTGTTCTTTACACTGATGAGGATGAATGGTCCAGTTGGAATAAAATAGGAGATAGTGTTCTTCATATTGAGCTGCGGCGCTGGGCTGATATCATGGTAATTGCCCCATTATCAGCAAACACACTTGGCAAG ATTGCTGGGGGATTGTGTGACAATCTGCTAACCTGTGTAGTTCGAGCATGGGATTATAACAAGCCCCTTTTTGTTGCACCAGCCATGAATACTTTCATGTGGAACAATCCTTTCACAGAAAGGCATCTCATGTCGATTGATGAACTTGGAATTTCCCTAATTCCACCCGTCACAAAAAGGCTGGCTTGTGGGGATTATGGCAATGGCGCAATGGCTGAACCTTCTCTCATCTACTCAACCATAAGACTATTCTTGGAGTCAAGGCCTCAACCAGGGGACGGAAGAGTTGGCTAA
- the LOC8275086 gene encoding uncharacterized protein LOC8275086 isoform X2 produces the protein MATTTTTTAAAAIQSDIRSALHIANSIFARASSSFPCLRSPRLLLSSSSSRRTTSSLSCFRLRAFSTDSTVKLPEKPPICTADELHYVSVPNSDWRLALWRYHPSSQAPARNHPLLLLSGVGTNAIGYDLSPGSSFARYMSGQGFETWVLEVRGAGLSVQETNPKEIQQSAHAVSLEMEAAAKNVTNEALPSIDQPTNNVPSSFSDSNKILTVKEDPTGIATVWDESKLVTKLTETFMRLSERLSGFLSEGQLKIISDKLFDQIAKLLGDSQLSERFNEIRGKLLSLMETRQNSVITSQIRDLSQRLVNIFEEGQKSVSPQLFDLQERLSATIEDFQKQLDLIVKYDWDFDNYLEEDVPAAMEYIRAKSKPKDGKLLAIGHSMGGCEGRDSGLAAVVTLASSVDYTSSNSRLKLLLPLADPAQALNVPVVPLGALLSAAYPLSSRPPYVLSWLNYMISAEDMMHPELLEKLVLNNFCTIPAKLILQLTTAFRDGGLCDRSGKYFYKDHLHKSNVPVLALAGDEDLICPPEAVEETVRLIPEHLVTYKVFGEPGGPHYAHYDLVGGRLAVEQVYPCIIQFLSHHD, from the exons ATGGCTACTACGACAACAACAACCGCAGCAGCTGCTATCCAATCCGATATTCGCTCTGCTCTTCACATAGCCAATTCCATCTTCGCACGCGCCTCTTCGTCCTTCCCTTGCTTACGCTCCCCAAGACTACTGTTATCATCTTCATCCTCCCGCAGAACCACATCTTCGCTGTCGTGTTTTCGGCTTAGAGCTTTCTCCACCGATTCAACTGTAAAACTTCCGGAAAAACCGCCAATTTGTACGGCCGATGAACTTCACTATGTCTCGGTTCCTAATTCGGACTGGCGTCTCGCTCTCTGGCGCTATCATCCTTCTTCTCAG GCACCTGCAAGGAATCATCCACTGTTGTTACTCTCTGGAGTTGGCACTAATGCCATTGGTTATGATCTCTCTCCCGGT TCATCTTTTGCACGATATATGTCTGGTCAAGGATTTGAAACATGGGTTCTTGAAGTTAGAGGCGCTGGATTGAGTGTGCAAGAAACAAATCCCAAAGAGATCCAGCAGTCTGCACATGCTGTCTCTCTAGAGATGGAAGCTGCTGCTAAGAATGTAACCAATGAGGCTTTGCCTTCTATAGACCAGCCAACAAATAATGTTCCAAGTTCCTTTTCTGATTCTAATAAGATTTTGACTGTCAAGGAGGATCCAACAGGGATAGCGACTGTATGGGATGAGTCGAAGTTGGTAACAAAGTTGACGGAAACTTTTATGCGCTTGTCTGAAAGGCTTTCTGGATTCCTGAGTGAAGGCCAGTTGAAGATCATTTCTGATAAGTTATTTGATCAGATAGCTAAACTTTTAGGAGATTCTCAGTTATCTGAACGTTTTAATGAGATAAGAGGAAAGCTTTTGAGCTTGATGGAAACAAGACAAAACTCAGTTATTACTAGTCAAATCAGGGATCTTAGCCAAAGACTTGTGAATATTTTTGAGGAAGGTCAAAAGTCTGTTTCGCCTCAGTTGTTTGACTTGCAAGAGCGTCTGTCTGCAACCATAGAAGATTTTCAGAAACAACTTGACTTGATTGTGAAGTATGACTgggattttgataattatctaGAAGAGGATGTTCCTGCTGCG ATGGAATACATAAGAGCAAAAAGCAAGCCAAAGGATGGTAAATTGCTTGCAATTGGACACTCCATGGGAG GCTGTGAAGGAAGAGACTCTGGATTGGCTGCTGTTGTTACTCTAGCATCATCAGTTGACTATACATCTTCAAATTCAAGACTCAAATTGCTTTTGCCCCTT GCGGATCCTGCTCAGGCTCTTAATGTACCTGTTGTTCCCTTGGGGGCATTACTGTCAGCAGCATATCCTCTTTCATCCCGTCCTCCTTATGTGTTGTCTTGGCTTAATTACATGATATCAGCAGAAGATATGATGCATCCGGAGTTGTTAGAAAAGCTTGTCTTGAACAACTTTT GTACAATACCTGCCAAACTTATCTTGCAGCTTACGACAGCTTTTCGAGATGGTGGATTATGCGATAGGAGtggtaaatatttttacaaggATCATCTACACAAGAGCAATGTACCTGTTTTAGCCTTAGCTGGAGATGAAGATCTAATTTGCCCACCTGAAGCTGTAGAAG AAACTGTTAGGCTCATTCCTGAGCATTTGGTTACCTACAAAGTGTTTGGAGAACCTGGAGGTCCACATTATGCACACTATGATTTGGTGGGAGGAAGACTG GCCGTGGAGCAAGTTTATCCCTGCATAATACAATTTCTTAGTCATCATGACTGA
- the LOC8275080 gene encoding uncharacterized protein LOC8275080 produces MTEAWIRGVVEAIHASPIQAVIYLSGGASQAIGWLVSVPGASNTVLESVVPYSRMSMIQLLGKIPSHFVSLQTAEDMALLAYSRALKLSTPGSPVLGVGFTGSLASTRPKLGDHRFHLSTRTSDRLWTSTVTLSKGLRTREQEDALSSQILLKAIANASKVQATFVSDLTESDASNECEKQFSEDQELKQLINGQICFKVYPFSSVSHTSSEERKIILSGSFNPLHEGHLKLMEVAASICGNGYPCFELSAVNADKPPLSVSQIKDRVKQFEEVGKTVIVSNQPFFYKKAELFPGSAFVIGADTAARLINTKYYDGDYGKMIEILMGCKRTGCTFLVGGRNVDGVFKVLEDFDIPEVLKDMFVPIPPEKFRMDISSTDIRESRGL; encoded by the exons ATGACGGAAGCATGGATTCGAGGTGTAGTTGAAGCAATACATGCAAGCCCCATTCAAGCCGTTATTTATCTCTCCGGCGGTGCATCTCAG GCGATAGGGTGGTTAGTGTCAGTACCTGGAGCTTCAAACACAGTGCTGGAATCAGTTGTACCTTATTCTAGAATGTCAATGATTCAATTACTCGGAAAG atTCCAAGTCATTTTGTTAGTCTGCAAACAGCAGAGGATATGGCTTTATTGGCTTACAGTCGTGCTCTTAAGCTCTCTACTCCAg GTTCCCCAGTTCTTGGTGTTGGTTTTACCGGTTCTCTAGCTAGCACGCGCCCCAAACTTGGTGATCACAG GTTTCACTTGTCGACAAGAACATCTGACCGACTTTGGACATCTACAGTTACTTTGTCAAAG GGTCTGCGAACTCGGGAACAAGAAGATGCCCTTTCAAGTCAGATCTTACTCAAG GCAATTGCAAATGCAAGCAAAGTTCAGGCAACATTTGTTTCTGACTTGACTGAATCTGATGCATCTAATGAATGTGAAAAGCAATTTAGTGAGGACCAAGAATTGAAACAGCTTATAAATGGGCAAATATGCTTCAAGGTTTATCCATTTTCAAGTG TGTCACATACGTCaagtgaagaaagaaagataataCTTTCTGGTTCTTTTAATCCATTGCATGAGGGTCACCTCAAGCTCATGGAAGTTGCTGCTAG TATCTGTGGCAATGGGTATCCGTGCTTTGAACTCTCAGCAGTCAATGCTGACAAACCTCCTCTGTCAGTATCACAAATCAAAGATCGTGTCAAGCAATTTGAAGAAGTTG GAAAAACAGTAATTGTTTCCAATCAGCCTTTCTTTTATAAGAAAGCTGAGCTTTTCCCTGGAAGTGCTTTTGTAATTGGTGCAGACACAGCAGCTAGGCTGATTAAT ACCAAATACTATGACGGGGACTACGGAAAGATGATCGAGATACTCATGGGATGCAAAAGAACAGGATGCACATTCCTTGTTGGTGGTCGTAATGTAGATGGTGTCTTTAAG GTTCTTGAAGACTTTGACATTCCAGAGGTGTTAAAAGACATGTTTGTCCCAATACCACCCGAAAAATTCCGCATGGATATTTCCTCCACTGATATAAGAGAGAGTCGTGGACTGTGA
- the LOC8275086 gene encoding uncharacterized protein LOC8275086 isoform X1: MATTTTTTAAAAIQSDIRSALHIANSIFARASSSFPCLRSPRLLLSSSSSRRTTSSLSCFRLRAFSTDSTVKLPEKPPICTADELHYVSVPNSDWRLALWRYHPSSQAPARNHPLLLLSGVGTNAIGYDLSPGSSFARYMSGQGFETWVLEVRGAGLSVQETNPKEIQQSAHAVSLEMEAAAKNVTNEALPSIDQPTNNVPSSFSDSNKILTVKEDPTGIATVWDESKLVTKLTETFMRLSERLSGFLSEGQLKIISDKLFDQIAKLLGDSQLSERFNEIRGKLLSLMETRQNSVITSQIRDLSQRLVNIFEEGQKSVSPQLFDLQERLSATIEDFQKQLDLIVKYDWDFDNYLEEDVPAAMEYIRAKSKPKDGKLLAIGHSMGGILLYAMLSRCGCEGRDSGLAAVVTLASSVDYTSSNSRLKLLLPLADPAQALNVPVVPLGALLSAAYPLSSRPPYVLSWLNYMISAEDMMHPELLEKLVLNNFCTIPAKLILQLTTAFRDGGLCDRSGKYFYKDHLHKSNVPVLALAGDEDLICPPEAVEETVRLIPEHLVTYKVFGEPGGPHYAHYDLVGGRLAVEQVYPCIIQFLSHHD, encoded by the exons ATGGCTACTACGACAACAACAACCGCAGCAGCTGCTATCCAATCCGATATTCGCTCTGCTCTTCACATAGCCAATTCCATCTTCGCACGCGCCTCTTCGTCCTTCCCTTGCTTACGCTCCCCAAGACTACTGTTATCATCTTCATCCTCCCGCAGAACCACATCTTCGCTGTCGTGTTTTCGGCTTAGAGCTTTCTCCACCGATTCAACTGTAAAACTTCCGGAAAAACCGCCAATTTGTACGGCCGATGAACTTCACTATGTCTCGGTTCCTAATTCGGACTGGCGTCTCGCTCTCTGGCGCTATCATCCTTCTTCTCAG GCACCTGCAAGGAATCATCCACTGTTGTTACTCTCTGGAGTTGGCACTAATGCCATTGGTTATGATCTCTCTCCCGGT TCATCTTTTGCACGATATATGTCTGGTCAAGGATTTGAAACATGGGTTCTTGAAGTTAGAGGCGCTGGATTGAGTGTGCAAGAAACAAATCCCAAAGAGATCCAGCAGTCTGCACATGCTGTCTCTCTAGAGATGGAAGCTGCTGCTAAGAATGTAACCAATGAGGCTTTGCCTTCTATAGACCAGCCAACAAATAATGTTCCAAGTTCCTTTTCTGATTCTAATAAGATTTTGACTGTCAAGGAGGATCCAACAGGGATAGCGACTGTATGGGATGAGTCGAAGTTGGTAACAAAGTTGACGGAAACTTTTATGCGCTTGTCTGAAAGGCTTTCTGGATTCCTGAGTGAAGGCCAGTTGAAGATCATTTCTGATAAGTTATTTGATCAGATAGCTAAACTTTTAGGAGATTCTCAGTTATCTGAACGTTTTAATGAGATAAGAGGAAAGCTTTTGAGCTTGATGGAAACAAGACAAAACTCAGTTATTACTAGTCAAATCAGGGATCTTAGCCAAAGACTTGTGAATATTTTTGAGGAAGGTCAAAAGTCTGTTTCGCCTCAGTTGTTTGACTTGCAAGAGCGTCTGTCTGCAACCATAGAAGATTTTCAGAAACAACTTGACTTGATTGTGAAGTATGACTgggattttgataattatctaGAAGAGGATGTTCCTGCTGCG ATGGAATACATAAGAGCAAAAAGCAAGCCAAAGGATGGTAAATTGCTTGCAATTGGACACTCCATGGGAGGTATCTTACTTTATGCAATGCTTTCGCGATGTG GCTGTGAAGGAAGAGACTCTGGATTGGCTGCTGTTGTTACTCTAGCATCATCAGTTGACTATACATCTTCAAATTCAAGACTCAAATTGCTTTTGCCCCTT GCGGATCCTGCTCAGGCTCTTAATGTACCTGTTGTTCCCTTGGGGGCATTACTGTCAGCAGCATATCCTCTTTCATCCCGTCCTCCTTATGTGTTGTCTTGGCTTAATTACATGATATCAGCAGAAGATATGATGCATCCGGAGTTGTTAGAAAAGCTTGTCTTGAACAACTTTT GTACAATACCTGCCAAACTTATCTTGCAGCTTACGACAGCTTTTCGAGATGGTGGATTATGCGATAGGAGtggtaaatatttttacaaggATCATCTACACAAGAGCAATGTACCTGTTTTAGCCTTAGCTGGAGATGAAGATCTAATTTGCCCACCTGAAGCTGTAGAAG AAACTGTTAGGCTCATTCCTGAGCATTTGGTTACCTACAAAGTGTTTGGAGAACCTGGAGGTCCACATTATGCACACTATGATTTGGTGGGAGGAAGACTG GCCGTGGAGCAAGTTTATCCCTGCATAATACAATTTCTTAGTCATCATGACTGA
- the LOC8275085 gene encoding auxin-responsive protein IAA32, which produces MDSSASSFFLNPSALQSVYYPAKEDEDIIDLGLSLRTFQPDAYHPSGHYIGQEGYDELMAWPHQGNHPSLRHSNSGYQRNTQQEYDEDAEGVQSKESWAYVKVNMDGVVVGRKICILDHGGYSSLAVQLEDMFGIQTATGLRLFQPGSEFCLFYQDREDNWRTVGDVPWKEFIESVKRLRIAQRK; this is translated from the exons ATGGATTCAAGTGCATCAAGCTTTTTTCTCAATCCTTCAGCTCTTCAGTCAGTTTACTATCCAGCAAAGGAGGATGAGGATATTATCGATCTCGGTCTTAGTCTCAGAACCTTTCAACCCGACGCTTATCATCCATCAGGACATT ACATAGGCCAAGAGGGGTATGATGAACTAATGGCCTGGCCTCATCAGGGAAATCATCCATCACTGAGACATTCAAATTCAGGATATCAAAGAAACACACAACAAGAATATGACGAGGATGCAGAAGGCGTGCAAAGCAAAGAAAGTTGGGCTtatgtaaaagtaaatatggATGGTGTTGTTGTTGGCAGGAAAATTTGCATACTAGATCATGGTGGTTACTCAAGCCTTGCAGTTCAACTTGAAGACATGTTTG GAATACAAACTGCAACTGGGCTAAGGCTGTTCCAGCCAGGATCTGAATTCTGCTTGTTTTACCAGGACAGGGAGGACAATTGGAGAACTGTTGGTGATGTTCCCTGGAA GGAATTTATAGAATCCGTCAAGCGGCTAAGGATTGCACAAAGAAAGTGA
- the LOC8275084 gene encoding receptor protein kinase-like protein ZAR1, whose amino-acid sequence MFFLTVLVLLLFNSNGVISLNSEGFALLSFKQSIYQDPEGSLSNWNSSDETPCSWNGVTCKELKVVSVSIPKKKLFGFLPSSLGSLSDLRHVNLRNNMFFGSLPSQLFQAQGLQSLVLYGNSLSGSLPNDIGKLKYLQTLDLSQNSFNGSIPISIVQCRRLRALDLSQNNFSGSLPDGFGSGFVSLEKLDLSFNKFNGSIPSDMGNLSSLQGTVDLSHNHFSGSIPASLGNLPEKVYIDLTYNNLSGPIPQTGALMNRGPTAFIGNPGLCGPPLKNPCSSETPNANAPSSIPFLPSNYPPQDLDNHGGKSVKERGLSKSAVIAIIVSDVIGICLVGLLFSYCYSRVCACGKDKDESDYVFDKRGKGRKECLCFRKDESETLSEHVEQYDLVPLDTQVTFDLDELLKASAFVLGKSGIGIVYKVVLEDGLTLAVRRLGEGGSQRFKEFQTEVEAIGKLRHPNIATLRAYYWSVDEKLLIYDYIPNGSLSTALHGKPGMVSFTPLSWTMRLKIIKGIAKGLVYLHEFSPKKYVHGDLKPSNILLGHNMEPYISDFGLGRLANIAGGSPTLQSNRITVEKPHEKQQKSAPSSEVAMVSATSMGSYYQAPEALKVVKPSQKWDVYSYGVILLEMITGRSPLVHVGTSEMDLVQWIQLCIEEQKPLADVLDPYLAPDVDKEEEIIAVLKIAMACVHNSSERRPTMRHVSDVLSRLVIPSD is encoded by the exons ATGTTTTTCTTGACTGTGCTAGTTTTGCTTCTTTTTAACTCTAATGGAGTGATTTCTTTGAATAGTGAAGGTTTTGCACTTTTGTCATTTAAACAATCTATTTATCAAGATCCAGAAGGGTCTTTAAGCAACTGGAACTCTTCTGATGAAACCCCTTGTTCATGGAATGGGGTTACATGCAAGGAGCTTAAAGTTGTTTCTGTTAGTAttccaaaaaagaaactttttgggtttcttccttcttctcttGGGTCTCTCTCTGACCTTAGGCATGTGAATTTGAGGAACAATATGTTCTTTGGCAGCTTACCTTCTCAGCTCTTTCAAGCTCAGGGGTTACAAAGTTTGGTTCTTTATGGGAATTCTTTATCTGGGTCTTTGCCAAATGACATTGGCAAGCTCAAGTACCTTCAGACTTTGGATTTATCACAGAATTCCTTTAATGGGTCGATACCCATATCAATTGTTCAATGCAGGAGACTTAGAGCTCTTGATCTTAGCCAAAATAATTTCAGTGGTTCTTTGCCAGATGGGTTTGGTTCTGGTTTTGTTTCTCTTGAAAAACTTGATCTTTCCTTCAATAAATTCAATGGTTCAATTCCTAGTGATATGGGAAACCTTTCTAGTTTGCAAGGAACTGTAGATTTGTCGCATAATCACTTCTCTGGTTCAATCCCAGCTAGTCTTGGTAATCTTCCTGAGAAGGTTTATATTGATCTAACTTACAACAATTTGAGCGGTCCAATACCACAAACTGGCGCACTAATGAATAGGGGACCGACTGCGTTTATTGGGAATCCCGGGCTCTGTGGTCCTCCATTGAAGAACCCTTGTTCTTCAGAAACTCCCAATGCGAATGCACCTTCATCAATTCCTTTCTTGCCAAGTAATTATCCGCCTCAGGATTTGGATAATCACGGTGGAAAGAGTGTGAAAGAAAGGGGACTAAGTAAGAGTGCTGTTATTGCAATAATTGTGAGTGATGTAATTGGAATTTGTTTGGTTGGattgttattttcatattgttATTCAAGGGTTTGTGCATGTGGTAAGGATAAGGATGAGAGTGATTATGTGTTTGACAAGAGAGGGAAGGGCAGGAAAGAATGTTTGTGTTTTAGGAAGGATGAGTCTGAGACTTTGTCTGAGCATGTGGAGCAGTATGATCTAGTACCGCTGGATACGCAGGTCACGTTTGATTTAGACGAGTTGCTTAAAGCTTCAGCTTTTGTGTTGGGAAAGAGTGGAATTGGTATTGTATACAAAGTTGTGCTGGAAGATGGCCTCACTTTAGCTGTGAGAAGATTGGGTGAAGGGGGTTCTCAAAGGTTTAAGGAATTCCAGACAGAAGTAGAAGCAATTGGAAAGCTAAGGCATCCTAATATTGCAACTCTCAGAGCCTATTACTGGTCTGTTGATGAGAAGTTGCTAATCTATGATTACATTCCTAATGGAAGCCTTTCAACTGCTCTTCATG GGAAGCCTGGAATGGTTTCATTCACACCATTATCCTGGACTATGCGGTTGAAAATCATAAAGGGAATTGCAAAAGGCTTGGTTTATTTGCATGAATTTAGCCCTAAAAAGTATGTTCATGGAGATCTGAAACCAAGTAATATACTTCTTGGACATAACATGGAACCATACATTTCTGATTTTGGACTCGGGCGCCTGGCAAACATTGCTGGGGGGTCCCCAACTCTGCAATCTAATCGAATTACCGTGGAGAAACCTCatgaaaaacaacaaaagagTGCACCCAGCTCGGAAGTTGCTATGGTTTCAGCTACAAGTATGGGATCTTATTACCAGGCCCCTGAAGCACTTAAGGTGGTGAAACCATCACAGAAATGGGATGTTTATTCTTACGGGGTGATCTTACTAGAGATGATCACAGGAAGATCGCCACTGGTCCATGTTGGCACGTCAGAAATGGATCTTGTTCAGTGGATTCAACTATGCATTGAAGAGCAAAAGCCACTTGCAGATGTTTTAGATCCATATTTAGCACCGGATGTGGACAAGGAGGAGGAAATTATTGCAGTTCTAAAGATAGCTATGGCTTGTGTTCATAATAGCTCTGAAAGGAGACCTACTATGAGGCATGTATCTGATGTTTTGAGCAGATTGGTCATACCCTCTGATTGA